One window of Methanothermobacter thermautotrophicus genomic DNA carries:
- a CDS encoding DUF166 domain-containing protein, translated as MLKVAIVTDGPYGERAYENIAREFETLFIELESPCGIFADDVDIPADKLKAIVSADIVITYILHPDLTLELVDRIHSDVDWIIIGAWRGEGFRNQLLSYGNVTAPENMCDLEENGNPSFDEFVSRFGRPLVEVDLEGDRVKEIRVLRSSPCGATLFVAEELTGADAQDLPLKAGLKVQLYPCRAPKMRLFSDDECKKEMAARMHSEAFERALRD; from the coding sequence ATGCTCAAGGTTGCCATCGTGACAGACGGGCCCTACGGTGAAAGGGCCTATGAGAACATAGCCCGTGAATTCGAAACACTGTTCATTGAACTTGAGTCTCCCTGCGGCATATTTGCAGATGATGTTGATATACCCGCCGATAAACTCAAAGCCATAGTGTCAGCAGATATTGTGATAACCTACATACTCCACCCTGACCTCACCCTGGAACTCGTTGACCGCATTCACAGTGACGTCGACTGGATAATCATAGGGGCCTGGAGGGGTGAGGGATTCAGGAACCAGCTCCTGAGTTACGGGAACGTGACAGCCCCTGAGAACATGTGCGACCTGGAGGAGAACGGTAACCCCTCCTTTGATGAATTCGTGTCAAGGTTTGGAAGGCCCCTGGTTGAGGTGGACCTTGAAGGGGACAGAGTTAAGGAGATAAGGGTCCTTAGATCTTCTCCCTGTGGAGCCACACTCTTCGTTGCAGAGGAACTTACCGGTGCGGATGCCCAGGATCTCCCATTAAAGGCCGGGCTGAAGGTACAGCTCTATCCCTGCCGTGCCCCCAAGATGAGGCTATTTTCAGATGATGAGTGCAAGAAGGAGATGGCTGCCAGGATGCACAGTGAGGCCTTCGAGAGGGCCCTTCGGGATTAA
- a CDS encoding arsenate reductase ArsC translates to MKIKVLFICRNNSGRSQMAEGILRAIYGDHYEVHSAGSDPKEISPLTIQVMKEIGVDITGHRPKSLREFEGEKFDIVASLCDEACPVFLGGERYLHAKFPDPRGADIDTLRRVRDEISEWIRKEFNPEK, encoded by the coding sequence ATGAAGATTAAGGTTCTATTCATATGCAGGAATAACTCAGGGAGGTCCCAGATGGCTGAGGGGATACTCAGGGCCATTTACGGTGATCACTATGAGGTTCACAGTGCTGGCAGTGACCCGAAGGAGATCAGCCCCCTGACCATACAGGTCATGAAGGAGATTGGTGTGGACATTACTGGCCACAGACCAAAGAGTCTCAGGGAATTTGAGGGTGAAAAATTTGACATCGTTGCAAGCCTCTGCGATGAGGCATGCCCTGTATTCCTGGGTGGGGAGAGGTACCTTCATGCTAAATTTCCTGACCCCAGGGGTGCAGATATTGATACCCTCAGAAGGGTCCGTGATGAAATCTCTGAGTGGATAAGGAAGGAGTTCAACCCTGAAAAGTGA
- a CDS encoding FAD-dependent oxidoreductase, with product MRVVIVGGGAGGLSTASNIRKYDKEADIKVITRDKHVAYSPCAIPYVMCGEVECFDDIVMHTPEDYRERNIDILTETEVESIDPQKRTVTYRGKDGVTEIPYDVLVLATGGSPFIPPVEGTDLEGVFTIRTLTDGERITEWASKSKSAVVVGAGLIGLEIAYGLLRMGLEVTVTEMLPQIVPRSLDPDMAAIVQGYLEEKGIRVILGKALDRIVGDERVEGVVVGDECLEADLVVLATGVRPETKLARMAGCEIGQWAVKVNERMQTSVPDIYAVGDCVEVYDAVTGFRTQSPLGSTAVRQARVAAKNIVGIDASFRPVLNAMVSKIGELEFGAVGLTEVMALQNGIKVVSGKKRALTKARYYPGAERIDVKMICDLSGRIIGCQMVAKERVAERVDTMSLAISQGLTCSELSETEFSYAPPVSMVIDPIILAAEDACEKLKRVNGRPRD from the coding sequence ATGAGAGTTGTTATAGTTGGCGGTGGGGCTGGAGGACTTTCAACGGCCTCAAATATAAGGAAATATGATAAGGAAGCAGATATAAAGGTCATAACCCGTGATAAGCACGTGGCATATTCCCCCTGCGCAATACCCTACGTTATGTGCGGTGAGGTGGAATGCTTTGATGATATAGTTATGCACACTCCCGAGGACTACAGGGAGAGGAACATAGATATCCTCACTGAAACAGAGGTCGAGTCAATAGACCCTCAAAAAAGGACTGTAACCTACAGGGGAAAGGATGGGGTCACTGAGATACCCTACGACGTCCTTGTCCTTGCGACTGGCGGATCACCATTCATACCACCGGTCGAGGGCACAGACCTTGAGGGTGTATTCACCATAAGGACCCTCACAGATGGTGAAAGGATAACCGAATGGGCATCAAAAAGTAAGAGTGCAGTGGTGGTGGGTGCCGGACTCATAGGCCTTGAGATAGCCTACGGCCTCCTGAGGATGGGCCTTGAGGTTACCGTAACAGAGATGCTCCCCCAGATAGTCCCCAGATCCCTGGATCCGGACATGGCAGCCATAGTTCAGGGTTACCTTGAGGAGAAGGGCATCCGGGTTATCCTCGGCAAGGCCCTTGACCGGATAGTGGGTGATGAGAGGGTCGAGGGCGTTGTGGTTGGAGATGAGTGCCTTGAGGCGGATCTTGTTGTCCTGGCCACAGGTGTGAGGCCTGAGACTAAGCTTGCCAGAATGGCTGGCTGTGAAATCGGGCAGTGGGCTGTTAAGGTCAATGAGAGGATGCAGACAAGTGTGCCTGACATATACGCGGTTGGTGACTGTGTTGAGGTGTACGATGCAGTCACGGGATTCAGGACCCAGTCACCCCTGGGTTCAACTGCTGTCAGACAGGCAAGGGTGGCTGCAAAGAACATAGTGGGTATTGATGCAAGTTTCAGGCCAGTACTTAACGCCATGGTATCAAAGATAGGGGAACTTGAATTCGGTGCAGTGGGCCTCACAGAGGTCATGGCCCTCCAGAATGGTATAAAGGTGGTATCAGGTAAGAAGAGGGCCCTCACAAAGGCCAGATATTACCCTGGTGCCGAGAGGATAGATGTTAAGATGATATGTGACCTCAGTGGAAGGATAATCGGATGCCAGATGGTTGCAAAGGAGAGGGTAGCTGAGAGGGTTGATACCATGTCCCTTGCCATCTCCCAGGGACTCACATGTTCTGAACTCTCTGAGACTGAGTTCTCCTATGCGCCTCCTGTCTCAATGGTAATAGATCCCATAATCCTTGCAGCAGAGGATGCCTGTGAAAAACTGAAAAGGGTGAATGGCAGACCACGGGATTGA
- a CDS encoding rubredoxin: MKICRICGYQIPEGEFELLDDGWVCPWCGVGKEEFEDSAESMGGQDPLILLFRAMTVGLWKVLGKGSQAVTRKMGSVIAENINPGDDPLKSVTEYFIEHGFAASISRDAENILNVKNCMFYGFCRSLEDDGVLLSTCPYANTAAAALERSRGYRYRIKRKEGEHGHIIELSQISKK; the protein is encoded by the coding sequence ATGAAGATCTGCAGGATATGCGGCTATCAGATCCCTGAGGGTGAATTTGAGCTGCTGGATGATGGATGGGTGTGCCCCTGGTGTGGTGTTGGGAAGGAGGAGTTTGAGGATTCCGCGGAGTCCATGGGGGGTCAGGACCCCCTCATACTCCTGTTCAGGGCCATGACTGTGGGACTATGGAAGGTCCTGGGGAAGGGGTCCCAGGCAGTTACAAGGAAAATGGGGTCCGTGATTGCAGAGAACATCAACCCAGGGGATGATCCCCTGAAATCAGTTACAGAATACTTCATTGAACATGGATTTGCAGCATCAATCAGCCGTGACGCTGAAAACATCCTAAATGTGAAAAACTGCATGTTCTATGGATTCTGCCGCTCCCTGGAGGATGATGGTGTGCTGTTATCAACATGTCCCTATGCAAACACAGCTGCTGCAGCCCTTGAAAGAAGCAGAGGATACAGGTATCGTATAAAAAGAAAGGAAGGGGAGCATGGACACATCATTGAACTTTCACAGATATCAAAAAAATAG
- a CDS encoding ferritin family protein: MNENITGVCRGTEIEKVVDANFRGECSEVGIYLAMARQAQREGLPEVAEVLRRIALEEAEHAAHFAELNGVIMGNLRENLEMMLEGEEAANREKREAALRARECGVDEAHDFFDESSRDEGRHAAMLKGLLERYFQG, translated from the coding sequence ATGAATGAAAACATCACAGGTGTCTGCAGGGGCACTGAAATTGAGAAGGTTGTGGATGCAAACTTCAGGGGAGAGTGCAGTGAGGTCGGTATCTACCTTGCAATGGCAAGGCAGGCCCAGCGCGAGGGCCTCCCCGAGGTTGCAGAGGTCTTAAGGAGGATAGCCCTCGAAGAAGCCGAGCATGCAGCCCACTTTGCAGAGCTAAATGGTGTGATCATGGGAAACCTCCGGGAAAACCTTGAGATGATGCTTGAGGGGGAGGAGGCAGCTAACAGGGAGAAACGTGAGGCAGCCCTCAGGGCAAGGGAATGCGGTGTTGATGAGGCACATGACTTCTTTGATGAGAGTTCAAGGGACGAGGGAAGGCATGCGGCCATGCTGAAGGGACTCCTAGAGAGGTACTTCCAGGGATAA
- a CDS encoding FprA family A-type flavoprotein encodes MKARSEKIADGVYWVGVLDWDIRNYHGYTLHGTTYNAYLVFGDEHVALIDNSYPGTSPELMARMEDAFKREGREIKVDYIVQNHVEKDHSGLLVELHRRFPDAEIHCTEVAVEGLIKHYPALEGTEFRTVKTGNSIDLGGKTLTFLEAPLLHWPDSMFTFLDTGILFSNDAFGQHLCYPQRLDTEIPEYVLMDAAKKFYANLITPLSKLVLRKFDEVKELGLLEKIEMIAPSHGQIWTDPMKIIGAYTDWATGKVEKKVTVIYDTMHHSTALMAHAIAEGAMSEGADVRVYYLHEDDRSEIVKDILDSHAIALGAPTIYDEPYPSVGDLLMYLRGLKFNRTGKRRAMVFGSMGGRGGATGTIRKLLADAGFDVVEEDEVYYVPDQEELDACFEAGRRLAGDVNE; translated from the coding sequence ATGAAGGCAAGGTCAGAGAAGATAGCAGATGGAGTATACTGGGTCGGTGTCCTTGACTGGGACATCAGAAACTACCATGGATACACACTCCATGGGACAACCTACAACGCCTACCTTGTATTTGGAGACGAACACGTGGCACTGATCGACAACTCCTACCCGGGCACCTCTCCGGAACTAATGGCAAGGATGGAGGATGCATTCAAACGTGAGGGAAGGGAGATTAAGGTGGACTACATAGTCCAGAACCACGTTGAAAAGGACCACAGCGGATTGCTGGTTGAACTCCACAGGAGATTCCCTGATGCAGAGATCCACTGCACAGAAGTTGCCGTGGAGGGACTGATCAAGCATTATCCTGCCCTTGAGGGCACAGAGTTCCGCACAGTGAAGACCGGAAATTCCATTGACCTCGGAGGGAAGACCCTCACCTTCCTTGAGGCGCCACTGCTCCACTGGCCAGACAGCATGTTCACCTTCCTTGATACCGGCATACTGTTCTCAAATGACGCCTTCGGGCAGCACCTATGCTATCCACAACGACTCGACACTGAGATACCAGAATACGTCCTCATGGATGCAGCCAAAAAATTCTATGCAAACCTCATAACACCCCTGTCAAAGCTTGTGCTCAGGAAGTTCGATGAGGTCAAGGAACTCGGCCTCCTTGAGAAGATAGAGATGATAGCACCCTCCCACGGTCAGATATGGACCGACCCCATGAAGATAATAGGGGCATACACTGACTGGGCCACCGGTAAAGTGGAGAAGAAGGTCACCGTCATCTACGACACCATGCACCACTCCACAGCCCTCATGGCCCATGCGATAGCCGAGGGTGCAATGAGCGAGGGCGCTGATGTGAGGGTGTATTACCTCCATGAGGACGACCGCAGCGAGATCGTGAAGGACATACTTGACAGCCACGCCATTGCCCTCGGAGCGCCCACAATCTACGATGAACCCTACCCAAGCGTTGGTGACCTCCTCATGTACCTCCGTGGCCTGAAATTCAACAGGACAGGTAAGAGGAGGGCCATGGTATTCGGCTCAATGGGTGGCAGGGGAGGTGCCACCGGGACCATCCGGAAACTCCTCGCGGATGCTGGATTCGATGTTGTGGAGGAGGATGAAGTCTACTATGTCCCGGACCAGGAGGAACTCGATGCATGCTTCGAAGCAGGGAGAAGGCTTGCAGGTGATGTCAATGAATGA
- a CDS encoding V4R domain-containing protein codes for MKRRHNFTIFSTETGIEVIESPVKSLILSELKKGELSFQDIVRITGRSKSTVSKHLSDLRRMGLIVEMPDPEDRRRKRFGINSRYLGKLTRNRMDELDEQKTEFLAEHLTGRGDPLEFFRLMFHVLRVELIKEGINIDPVLHEAGRRIGQVIYQGIASEDLEDLLENLRRFWMINRLGVLEVESTEPLVIRAYDCFECGLLPQIGESACALDSGILEAVFSHYFKGEVLVEETECYARGDGRCSFRIVPES; via the coding sequence ATGAAGAGGAGGCATAATTTCACAATATTCTCAACCGAGACCGGAATCGAGGTAATAGAAAGCCCTGTTAAGTCGCTCATACTCTCTGAACTTAAAAAGGGGGAACTCAGCTTCCAGGATATAGTCAGGATCACAGGCAGATCAAAGTCCACGGTATCGAAACACCTCTCTGACCTCAGGAGGATGGGCCTTATAGTTGAGATGCCGGACCCTGAAGACAGGAGAAGAAAGCGCTTCGGAATAAACTCAAGGTACCTTGGTAAGCTCACAAGGAACAGGATGGATGAACTGGATGAGCAAAAAACAGAGTTCCTTGCAGAACACCTCACAGGAAGAGGCGACCCCCTCGAGTTCTTCAGACTGATGTTCCATGTCCTCAGGGTTGAACTCATAAAGGAGGGTATCAACATCGACCCTGTCCTCCATGAGGCAGGGAGAAGAATTGGGCAGGTAATCTACCAGGGGATAGCCTCAGAGGACCTTGAGGATCTTCTTGAAAATCTGAGGAGGTTCTGGATGATAAACCGCCTCGGAGTCCTTGAGGTTGAGAGCACCGAACCCCTTGTGATAAGAGCCTACGACTGCTTTGAGTGCGGACTTCTGCCCCAGATAGGTGAATCTGCATGTGCCCTGGATTCAGGGATACTTGAGGCCGTATTCAGCCATTACTTCAAAGGAGAGGTCCTTGTGGAGGAGACTGAGTGTTATGCCCGTGGTGATGGGAGGTGCTCCTTCAGGATTGTTCCTGAAAGCTGA
- the cobI gene encoding precorrin-2 C(20)-methyltransferase codes for MHGKLIGVGVGPGDSELLTLRAVNVLRSVPVICAPRSSSERESIALSIVEDILAERMDDCRIIDPVFPMTDDRDELESHWDAAARMVAAELGDGRDVAFITLGDPSIYSTFSYLQRRIEDMGFETEMVPGVTSFTACAAAAGKTLVEGDEILLVVPRVDDRFERVLEDVDACVIMKTSRHGRRAMEVVESDPRGKDVVSVANCSMDDEVVERGFASGGGYLATTIVRFRE; via the coding sequence ATGCATGGAAAACTCATTGGTGTGGGTGTGGGTCCAGGGGACAGCGAACTTCTGACCCTCAGGGCTGTGAATGTACTCAGATCTGTCCCGGTTATATGCGCACCCCGTTCATCATCAGAGAGGGAGAGCATAGCCCTATCAATAGTTGAGGATATCCTCGCTGAACGCATGGATGACTGCAGAATAATTGACCCGGTCTTTCCGATGACCGATGACAGGGATGAACTTGAAAGTCACTGGGATGCTGCGGCCAGAATGGTTGCAGCTGAACTTGGGGATGGCAGGGATGTGGCCTTCATAACACTGGGGGATCCATCCATCTACAGTACCTTCAGTTACCTGCAGCGTCGCATTGAGGATATGGGCTTTGAGACCGAGATGGTGCCGGGGGTCACCTCCTTCACGGCATGTGCAGCCGCTGCTGGTAAAACACTCGTTGAGGGTGATGAGATCCTCCTTGTGGTACCCAGGGTTGATGATCGCTTTGAGAGGGTGCTTGAGGATGTTGATGCCTGTGTTATCATGAAGACGTCACGCCATGGAAGGAGGGCCATGGAGGTTGTTGAGTCTGATCCCCGTGGGAAGGATGTTGTATCGGTGGCCAACTGCAGCATGGATGATGAGGTTGTTGAGAGGGGATTTGCCTCCGGTGGAGGGTACCTTGCAACAACCATTGTGAGGTTCAGGGAGTAA